TCATTTAATAACATTGTAAATTACCCCATCCATTGAAATTGAAAGGCTTTATTTCTGGTCTGTCACCTATATTTCATTAGTTTACACAgcacttaaaaattatatttgtcaagtacagaaattataaaataaataaattaaaccctTCACTTAAAGGTTGGGGTAACCACCGGCCTGCCAGCTGATGGGCTAGAGGGGGCAGTTCATATGGCCATTGTCAGTGGGAGGAGCACAAAGTTAATTAGAAATTTTAGTCTTGGGGGTAACATAAGCcatatattatagtattattattgATCTATCCTCCATCCCGAATTTCTctatcttatttgtatttttgtgtgaGAATGTGGTGCTTGCAAATGTGTTATTTTGATTATAGTAATAGGTCTATTTaggtgttaattttttttttaaatatgtaactTGAAGCTATCTAAAggttgtaattaaaattaatcaatTATATTTGCCTTGAATTAATGTCAATTACAATagaattttcaaattttaatcTACTGATTTACAAATAATGAATAGAGTCAGGCATTACTTTGcagaaatccatactaattaaaacaaaaaatattactttgctaatccgcgaaaagctaacgtgctagtcaatcagtgctgacccgttatacttacttgcgtatgtTACATGAAATTAATGTACTCATTGACAAGCAAGATttgagtattttattattatttatttgtttccaAACACATGCTAGTTTTAGGCATATTGAGACCTAATGCCAGAACATGGGTTGTAGTAGTTGCTAGTGGTTGCTAGTAGTTGCTGCTTAAGTATATTTCTGCTCATCCAATACTATTCTTGGATGTGCTAAATTTTAAATCATTCACAAATATTGCAGGTCCGGGGAGAGACGTACACCGGGGGCTGTATGGGGCCGCGTGGCGCGAGGCTCTGGCTCTTCATGGGCTTCGTCGTGGGTTTCGCGTCACTGATTGCTGCCTGCTGGATACTGTTTGCCAATTATGTTAACACTGGTAAACCAGGCTCAGGTGTTACTTTTGCACTGTTTGTTTATAACCTGCATGGGCTGCATGCATATAATGCTCACGAATCACGATCATGGGCATGGGCATTCAGAACCTTCTTACAGTTAAATTGATTATTTAATGTGTATACATAAATTTCCAGAGCTGGACACCGTTAATCAATAAGTTATAATAGTTAATCCGCTTAATAAAATGTTAACTTCGTTAAACGTTACTTTTGAAAGGTTTAAACGGAAGCTAAAGTTAATCGTCAACTCGAAATCGTAAATATACgcaatatgaaataaaactagtagaaataatcataaattttgatttttattaaagaCTAATCTACTAATTAACATGGTAATCAATGATTActaatcattactaattaataatagcATAGccaataaaaatatcatttgcTAGCATCTGCCATAAGGTGCACGTTGCCCTTTATGAACATGAGGATATTAAAATTGTCGCCTGACAGCGACGCCCGTTTTGGAGAAAGAATATCTTTTCCCGCCGAAAACAGGCGTTCCACAGCAGCACTCGAAGGTATACTAGTGTTATATGTGAGTAGGTACTTAGGCATTAACGATTAACGGACTTAAGGAAAGTTAACGGAAGTTAACAAGTATTTAAAGTTAACTTAAAAGTTAATCCGGTACTCGAAAACTTAACTTCGTTAATTAACAATTAACGGACTTCTGCCCAGCTATGTAAATTTCTAATAATGTATGTGCACCTTTCTCTCAGCGTCCATGCTTATCATGTCGGCGATTTCCTCGAAATGGCAGGGATCACGAATATctaattgtttttatattgacCTATTTCACTAATTCCCTTTAATAACTTCAGGTTCAATTGTTTATGCATATTCAGTCTATGTTATTTAAGTGAGCTTTATGTACATGTTGAGTTCTGtgttaaatgtaattaaaaaatatccttATATAAAATTGTGTTAATGCAAAACATAGTTATTTACTATCCAATATAGGTAATGACCTTGTTCCTGTGATGATGGAACAACTACTGGAAAAAATGTTTATACCTTTCTTTCGCTTAATAAATATTAGCTGTGTCACACTAGAATTGTGTGTTGGCTTCAACATATAATTTACCTTATCTTCCTGTTTGTTCCACGCAGATGCGACCAAAAACACTTGGGCCGGGGTGAGCCTGTTCCTCCAGAACGCATTCATTTTCGCTGGTTCGCTGGTCTTCAAGTTCGGCCGCGCCGAGGACCTGTGGGGCTAAACCTAGCAAGTAAACCCTTGATATATCAAGTCCGCTAATAAGTATGTGTGCCTTTAGAAAACGAATACCATACAATGGGGTGACCGCAATGACTTTGTGTCAGCTTCCAAAGATAtgtaaaaatactattataatacCAACTCTTTTGTAGCCCAGATTAATATTTGTAACgatttctataaataaatcatcTCAACATCATCTATGTTACTTTAGCAATTACCGGCGATGCGCTCGTGTCACCTCTGGAGTGGCATGTGTCATATTGTGTCATTCCCTTTGCTATGGCGACCTTTCCATCAGGCGGGTATCCATTTTACGACTgtcgttaaaaaaatatgaaaggaTCAAGCTAAGGGACTAAATGTATCTAAAACTTGTTAAAACTCTGTCATAATCTTTCCTCAAGTCACCCTATTCTATGCTTCAAAGTTATGGTCATGTTGGCTTCTAATTGGCATTTACTAAAAGCGAATTGCCTGAGGGCACATAAATCTACAAGTCTTGATTattagataattaaatgttgtgTTTTTATATACAGTCTGATTTGACAGACCCTGTAGTAATCTCTTGCATTTACTGCTAACTAAACAAAAAAGGTTACAAACTATATAAATATAGCAATCAAATTATTATTcgtgttaataatattaaaaactgtACTACTTTTAAAAATCTGATATAGTTGTGTTTAAGTATTAATTGGTTACCAATGGATGTTAAAATCGCCAAACATGTTTCTAGTCGAACCAAACTCATGTGAGTAAGATTCAAGATACTTTCATAGTGGATACATTTGTAATTATTCGGTTTTAACATGTTTAAATAACTTTTGTGACTAgttaataatgtaatataataagcCCATCAGTCCTGACCTGATATgataattaggtacttacaagATTTCTTCACATTCTGCTTAAAactattatgttttaaataggAAAAACATCTTGTTTATCATTATCAAGCCAAGGCTGTACGTAAGGTAGTTATAGTGAAATGTATACGTATGAAGCAAAGAGTTATTTATGGATTGACTTCAGCCGTGGAACCGATGATTTTATGTTCTTAACTCTTtattaggaaaaaatattttcttgaaACAGTCAACATGATTAATAACTAATAATCTAAAAaacataagtaggtacctacttttctCAGTTTGCAAAATTGAAATCCAAATACCGAAGATCTTTCCTATTTTGTTCTAAAATAAACTCCTAGAGAGTCTAAAGTAATTAGGTCTATGTTATGATATGATCTAATGCGGATTCGAAATGTTTGTTAAGCTTGTTAATTCGTTGTTTCTCCGACTGTAAGGAGTGGTTCGGTAAAAAGTGGCAGTGAATtatctagtatatttttttattctttactaattatgaagcagatattttttttcagtaatctgAAGAAAAcatactatataataacaataaaatcatattgagaaatatcaGAATATTcgagttttctcatttttattgcaatgtacttcgtaactttttgtacaacacaatttgacaatcttcac
The nucleotide sequence above comes from Cydia pomonella isolate Wapato2018A chromosome 2, ilCydPomo1, whole genome shotgun sequence. Encoded proteins:
- the LOC133534742 gene encoding transmembrane protein 50A-like isoform X1, with protein sequence MNCFENVTVPNCVWFEGGERRNIFASMAAGFLFFTGWWFIIDSASKYPSDLPSAAHVCGVMATISLIMINSVSNAQVRGETYTGGCMGPRGARLWLFMGFVVGFASLIAACWILFANYVNTGKPGSDATKNTWAGVSLFLQNAFIFAGSLVFKFGRAEDLWG
- the LOC133534742 gene encoding transmembrane protein 50A-like isoform X2 — protein: MNCFENVTVPNCVWFEGGERRNIFASMAAGFLFFTGWWFIIDSASKYPSDLPSAAHVCGVMATISLIMINSVSNAQVRGETYTGGCMGPRGARLWLFMGFVVGFASLIAACWILFANYVNTDATKNTWAGVSLFLQNAFIFAGSLVFKFGRAEDLWG